ATGTTTTTTGATGAAGAATGGAGTATTATTTTTAGTATACAGAAAGAATGGCGTATCTACTTACAATTACACGCTCTGTAATGAACACTTTATAACTGAAATCTAAGGGAATTCTCCCTGACCCCTTACAAAATTGAAATGTTCATGGTTGCCTGCTTCAGGAGAGAATGGACATGAAGACGGTggaccaggtggtgagcgccacgGTGGCGACGAGGTACGTCCACATGTAGATCACTGAGCATTCCTCCTGCGCCACGTCGAACAGCTGTGCCATGGTACCGATGTTCATAGCGGGCGGCAGTGCGAACTGCAACATCAGCACGTACCGGTAGAGAGGGTCATGGGGAAGGAACCCAACCCCGTGCGCCGCGCGGACGACGGCGATCCCCATCATTGGCATTGCCACGTAGCGGATGCAAACGATCGCCACGATCACCGCGCGCTTCAGCACCGACTTCCGCAGCCCTGCACAGTAATTTTCAGGGTGAGTTCAGAGAATTGTTTTCGGGGATCGACACTGTGCGGACGAACTGCCACCTTGTATCAGGTTTCCTCCCAGAATGAGGGTGATGCAGGGAATAGTGCCATTGCTGCAAAGGGAAGTACTTGGTCATTGGAGTGAGACTGAATGAACACTGAGTAAGTTCAGATCTTTCGAAATGAATACGGGAAAAATTATCATCTGCAGGTAGAAAGAGAGGGATGAAGATTCGTACCCCATCAAATCGAGGGAATCCTGGATGACTCTGAGAGGGGCGCCGTCGCCGATGATCAGCGACTTGAGCCATGGCACTAGCCCAACGACGAATCCAATTATCTGTCAGGATGCAGTTGACACCATATTCAGTCAAAACCCCCTTTCCCCTTGAAAGGATAAATGTTGTAGTTTTTTAGGGAGAGACATACCGCGGATATTGTCGGCGGCGTCATGAGCTCCTGGACGAGCTGGTGCAAGGCCTCCGCCAGGTTCGTGCAGAATCCTTTGTTGTCGGCGATGTCGCTCTTGCCCGATAATAGTGGAGCTTCCTGCATTTCTGCCTCGGTCAGTTCCTCTGAAGATGCCAACCAACATGGACGATCATGAGCACTTACAATTTGGTTCATCTCATTGCGTTCCTCGTCGCCGGCATTGAATCCCTCGAGATGTTCCTCATCGCTGTCAGCCGGGCGCTGGACGCACTTGGACTGCATCTTGTGGTACAGCGTCCCTGACTTGTGCATCAGGCTGTAGGTGTACGTCCATATGAACAGGCCACCAAGCTGCATGCACACAGGGTCAGAGTGAGATTCAAAGTCTGAACTCTTGCCGTCAGAGAGCAGTAAGTGTACTAGAAGCAAGCTGTGCTTACAGCCATGGACAGCGAAGAGTAGGGTAGCCCTCGCGAGCGGCACTGGCTCCGATCGTTCCCGAACGGGTTGCCATCTTCATCGCAGACAGCCGGGACGATGATCAACAGCAGGTTGCCGAGATTTCCTGCGATATTTGGTCGACACTGTTAGGATCAACAaattaaatagtactccctctgacATCTGTAAACAGATATAAGACGTTTTATGTCACTAAAATAGTGACTACTTCGTACGTACAAAGGATGTGTGTGGCAATTCAAAAGTCTGAAACTGTGTGTACCTGTTGAGCAGAAGGCGGTGATCAAGTCTTGGAAATGCGGCGGTGGTTTCAGGATCTTGCACGCTATCCAAGAAAGGGCGCTACCCACTAGGAATGTGATTGCTATGTTCACCGGCATGAACCACCTGCAATGCATAGCGAGCACAAAAAtaaaatcggcccagtcgcatccaagcaagagcatctccagccgagcCCTCAACACGCCCTTCCCAGGCGATTTTCTTGCGCCGGCGCACAAAAATCGGCCCAGACGCCcaattttcgccggctcgggccgaattcggcgccggcggatccaggccgaacccggcgcgctggggggcgatcgggggcgccgggcgaaatggttttggcgcgaaagagccgcgggcccgccgagtcagcgacactcacctcctcgtcctgcgaacgcctcggtttcccgcggggagtCAATGCCAAGGATGCCCGCATTGATTCCCCGCGGCGGCTCTtcacgggcggcgcggcgccgCCTCACTCCCCGCCCCGCGTACACACGCCTCCCCGGCGGCTATAAAaagcgtcgcccccccccccctcccgccattGGCCACAGACACCgtgctctctgtctctctctccgcCGCCGACGAACCTCTCCGTCTCTCTCTTCGCCGCCGACGAACCTCTCCTCTCTCCCAGCCCCATCCACGACAATGTGCGAGCGGTTCCCCCGCGACGGAGCGGCGGCctacggcttcggccgccgctcactGCAGACGTGGGAGGTGCACCTGCTTTTTGAGGCGAACATTCCGGCGCCTCCAGACATACGCGCTGGGCCGACAggatggaggctcagcgccggaggCGTCCCCATCCCCCCCTGCCAGATGTCGTCGCGCGCCCCGATTACTTCGCCGGCGAGGTCGACAGCGTTCGGTCGTCGCTGATCGAGGAGCAGCGCGCCTCCCCGCAGTACGCCGCTGACAAGCACgaggcgtgggcggcgtacttccagcgccGTCAGGAGCAACGCCTCGCCTCCACTAACGGGGCACCGGTGGTGGCGGGCGGCCGGTGGAACAGAGAGGGGCGACACCTGTGGtggtccgtccccggccggacgCTCCGCGAGGTTCTCGCGCACcttgagggcggcaacaacccgccgctCACATACCCTCGAGGACCGGTCGTCGCTCCGGTGCCCCGCCGCGGCGCCGGGCAATGGATGCCAAGGAGGTTTGTCTCTGGCTCGTCGTCCTCATCCCGTTCCTCCTGCCACTCCTCTTCCCACTGCTCCGGCTCTCCGGCGGtgttcggcgtcaaggccgagcccgcagcgGAGACCCCGCTCGGCCGACATCGTCGTCAACGAAGGCGGCCGCCGCGCCTCGTCCTCAGCTCCTCCCCGactcgtcaagccgaagacggagccagGGCTCACCATCGTGAAGACGGAGCCCGGGCTCGCTGGCGGCGCCAAGGAGGAGGCGCTCGACGACGAAGCGGCCCTCAAATGGGCGCGCGACGACTGGCTGCAGACGGAGAGGGAGCGCCAGTACGCCGCCCTCGCGCGTTTTGAAGCTCGTCGCCGTGGTCGGgacgagggaggcgtcgtcgtcctcgacgatAGCGACGACGACGCACCGCCACCGCCTGTCCGCCATGGAgccgccgggcaggggtccagcacgGGCGGCCGCGCCATCAagaaggagaaggccgacgacgacggcggcgacgtcgGCGACTACGCCGCGCTGATCGGCTTCTTCGCCCCTTAGAttgctttttttaaaataatttatgTAAAACACGGAACATGTTTAATATGAATACCAAATTTGCCGAATTTTAGCCGAACTTTcctgaattcaatttttttaaaataaaaataaacgcGTCTAGGGGGCGACCCTGGAGCGAGCGGCTGGAAACCCGCTCGCCCCCGCGCCGAttttagcgccggctcgcccccaggggcgcgtaaaatcgccgcctggggggccaacggctggagatgctctaatactgTAGAAAGTTACTCCGGAGTAGTAACGGCATGAACCACCTGCAATGCATAGTGAGTAATACTGTAGAAAGTTACTCCGTTGTAGTAAGTGTTTTTCAGACAAAAACATGTGCAAAGTTGACAGTCAGCAAAATGTTGCTCCCTATAATCATTGTCGTGGTTGAATCTAGCTTTGTGTGGCATATATTCGTATTTCGTTGGCCAAATTGACGATTGCATGGGCCTCATAAACCGGGAGAGAGGAAGTAGTAATTATATCTGCACATTTCTTGGCTCTTGGAAACTCCGATCCGGAAACTGATGATTCCACTTACCAAGAGATGACGTCGGAGAGGGTGACGGTCTTGGCGAGGCTAGCGAACATAAGAGCAGGGGTGAAGACAGTGAAAACAACCTGTGAGAGTGAGAAATGGTGAGCTAAGGTCGTCTCAAACAGTATAGTATAGTAGTAGCTGAATTTTGTCCAAAAGAAAAAAGAGAGGGTATAGTAGCTGAACTTGGGTCACCTTGTTCATGTCCCTGTGGGCGCTGGCGGTGAGAACGTTGCTGTACCCTGATGCGAGGAAGGCTCCGATGACGCCGACGAGCAGGACCTGGACGATCGGCATGGAAGCCACCGCGAGCAGCGACAAGAAGCCCATCGTCCTGGCCCTGCAGATGtaatcaaattgccatggccgagaagaaaagaaggaaagaagggaacgCGGCAGGTAGGAGATGAATCTCCCAGTCCCAGTCCCAGAGCCAGAAGAAAGAGAAGCAAACTCGATTGTATTAGTTAAGCTCAATCACCTGATCCTGAAGAATGCGCGGCGGGGCAACGGAGTGGTCCACCGGAGCGGCTCCAAGACTGCTCGGTGCCGTGGACGCCGTGGAGACAAGTGGTTTAAATAGCCATCGTCGATCGAGACACGtacgtaggcaggcaggcaggcggcCTGGGACGGAGAAGAGATGGCGCCTACACCGCATCAACCGCCGCAAACACATACGTACGTCCATCTGTAGCTACCTAGCGACTCACCACCCTCCTTCCTGCTAATCGGCCCCTCCACTTACTTAAAACGCACATGGTCGGTTTGGTTATCTGTCTGCCCGATCAGCCGATGATTGTCTCACGTCTGGTGTCCCCTCTTGCTTACGCACGAGCTAGAGGAAAATTGGACTCAACTCAGCGTTGGGCATCTCCATATGGCGCACATGAGCAGCCTGACAACGGGGCGTCGAGGATGGGTGGGTTCAGTGACCATGGGAATGCTGGGCGCGGTCGCAGCGCACAGGGCGTCGGACAGCAGCCGTCCGCGGCGTCGCACACGCGCACGACGGCGCACAGGGCGTCGACCAGCAGCCATCCGCGGTGTGGCATACGTGCACGTCGTCGCACAGGCCGTCAGCTAGCAGCCTTCCGCGGCGTGGCGCACGTGCAGCACGTGCAGAAGCCACATGAGCACCGGCGGGAGCAGCTGCCACTGTTCGGTCATGGACAGTACAGGTAGTGCATGCTAGGTGTTCAATGATATGGCCGTGTAAGGCAATGTGAGAAGGAAGAGGCAAGATAGAGAAATACCGCTACGTGCACGAAGACCGATCAAAACCGTGCTGATTCACCAGTAATACCAGGTCAGCTGAGATAAGGGACTAAAGTTTTCTGGTTTTCACGAGTTAGaggtgcaagttgtccggttttaAAGTTGAGAGACTAAATCTAGACTTCGTCAAGAGTTGAGGGACTAAAAGTATTCTTTTCTCTATAGGAAATACATATATGTTTTTTTCTTGCGatgaaaacttccgatctattcatcaatTGTCAGGGGAGTACAAAGAACACCaacgatgactacaagcactgtaGCGAGCCGAAGACGTGCCGCCTCGCCCGTGGTCGTCGAAGCCGGGCAaatcttgttgtagtagatagcggaaaagtcatcgtgctaaggcgtCATGGGACCGGCGCACTAGAACAGCAGCCGTCGCCAATGAAGAGAAGCGTATATCAAAATGAGCAAATATGTAGACACATAAACTCAAACGAACGAACAACGGATCCAcgtggatccaccgaagacaaacgccgACCGAATACCACGAGATCAGTCGGACAAACCTCCACACACCATCCGACGATGCTAAAATCACCACCAGAATGGGGAGCTAGGCAGGGAGGAGTTTATTCTATCTGCAAAGAGCAGTCGCCGCCTCGCACCTGTAAGCAGGACACAAACCTAATAATACTAAAAAAAATTGATAGCAAGTTTCTTACAAAATGTTCATCATCGCATCACCGGACATAAAATGTTTTTTTATGATAATTACCGGACACAATATGTTCATCAACAGGACCAAGCCTAAAGGATAGGAGTAGAATATAAACTATTTACATTAACGAGAAATCTATCTGTCAAACCACGTGGGTTTTGCAAGAGTACCGACGACCCAGCTGCCGTCCAATCTTCATCATGCGGTCGCATGCAGCTGGTCCCCGCTCGTCCTGAGCCGTCGCGATACGAGTCTCTGTCTCCCGCATGTACATGGGGCGAGCGAAAGGACATAGGACGTACCTCCATGAGTGTGACGGGGAGCTGTCGCACGGCCTCATTTATCTAACATTGTGGATGTTCCATCATTGACAATATTTATCTAACGTTATGGACGCGTTCTGTTTCAAGCCAATATTGTTAGCAAGCATGTAGCCATAGGCACCATACGTCCATACATATAGTTATTTTGAAGCTTAGGTAGTGCAAGTATGTTGGTAACAGTCGCTTCTTATTTCATGTTTGTAGGTACATGATTGTGTATGAAAAATAGTAAAACTCTGTAGTTAGAGAAGAACAAAAATGGCAATCACATGTATCACTCAGGTACAGATCGATCGCATCAGATACACACTTGGGAACAACATACCTGCAATGAACGGGAATTTGGCCTATCCATGGTTCTTTTTTCATATGCTTATTTTTCATCCGGTTTATTTTTGTCTCACCTCCCATCATCCCTCCCACGTTAATTTCTTCTTCTTAGCACTTAAAAACGAATCGCGTCTAATACTTCTTTCATTTATTCGTGCTTGCTTTACAGGTGTATTCAATTCAATCATGTAAATATTTGGTAATTAAAAATTTAGAAGTAATATCATATACATGAGATCACCTTCCAAACAGATCACCTCCCTCTCCGATTTATTTCTTTCATCGATCCCCTTCCATACTTAGCTCCATTATGAA
This window of the Triticum aestivum cultivar Chinese Spring chromosome 5D, IWGSC CS RefSeq v2.1, whole genome shotgun sequence genome carries:
- the LOC123125407 gene encoding protein PIN-LIKES 7-like isoform X2 codes for the protein MGFLSLLAVASMPIVQVLLVGVIGAFLASGYSNVLTASAHRDMNKVVFTVFTPALMFASLAKTVTLSDVISWWFMPVNIAITFLVGSALSWIACKILKPPPHFQDLITAFCSTGNLGNLLLIIVPAVCDEDGNPFGNDRSQCRSRGLPYSSLSMALGGLFIWTYTYSLMHKSGTLYHKMQSKCVQRPADSDEEHLEGFNAGDEERNEMNQIEAPLLSGKSDIADNKGFCTNLAEALHQLVQELMTPPTISAIIGFVVGLVPWLKSLIIGDGAPLRVIQDSLDLMGNGTIPCITLILGGNLIQGLRKSVLKRAVIVAIVCIRYVAMPMMGIAVVRAAHGVGFLPHDPLYRYVLMLQFALPPAMNIGTMAQLFDVAQEECSVIYMWTYLVATVALTTWSTVFMSILS
- the LOC123125407 gene encoding protein PIN-LIKES 7-like isoform X1, which produces MGFLSLLAVASMPIVQVLLVGVIGAFLASGYSNVLTASAHRDMNKVVFTVFTPALMFASLAKTVTLSDVISWWFMPVNIAITFLVGSALSWIACKILKPPPHFQDLITAFCSTGNLGNLLLIIVPAVCDEDGNPFGNDRSQCRSRGLPYSSLSMALGGLFIWTYTYSLMHKSGTLYHKMQSKCVQRPADSDEEHLEGFNAGDEERNEMNQIVSAHDRPCWLASSEELTEAEMQEAPLLSGKSDIADNKGFCTNLAEALHQLVQELMTPPTISAIIGFVVGLVPWLKSLIIGDGAPLRVIQDSLDLMGNGTIPCITLILGGNLIQGLRKSVLKRAVIVAIVCIRYVAMPMMGIAVVRAAHGVGFLPHDPLYRYVLMLQFALPPAMNIGTMAQLFDVAQEECSVIYMWTYLVATVALTTWSTVFMSILS